A part of Prionailurus viverrinus isolate Anna chromosome E1, UM_Priviv_1.0, whole genome shotgun sequence genomic DNA contains:
- the ENGASE gene encoding cytosolic endo-beta-N-acetylglucosaminidase isoform X3: protein METAGPRTRAAARLGAHATREEQRKRRPVRRWQRRRIEEEQEEAVFREVVSFTRDPLPARYYDKDTTKPISFYLPSLEELLAWTPDVEDSFNVALEPLKCRQPPLSSQRPRTLLCHDMMGGYLDDKFIQGSAAQNPYCFYHWQCIDIFVYFSHHLVTIPPVGWTNAAHRHGVCVLGTFIAEWKEGGRLCEAFLAGDEHSYQAVADQLVLIAQFFRFDGWLINIESSLSLAAVGNVPPFLRYLSTQLCRQVPGGLVLWYDSVVSSGQVKWQNELNEQNRIFFDSCHGFFTNYNWREEHLDRMVAQAGGRRADVYVGVDVFARGNVVGGQFDTHKSLELIRKHGFSAALFAPGWVYECLEKRDFFQNQDKFWGLLGRYLPPHSICSLPFVTSFCLGMGTRRVCYGQEEAVGPWYHPSAQEIQPLFAEHRPEGDGQGWVRTHCCLEDAWNGGSSLLIRGVIPPEVAHVAVRLFSLHVPVPPKIFLSMVYKLEGPSDVGVALELTTGDAGSCHVGGISTLSAEASSRHSPRPLRVPPTKLARWMGHCGQQLSGGWVQRCYEVNLRGCVLQDLWVSFSRPPGSREQEAFVCRLGELQVVDANSLLSPLPRVQAVSVSRVRWQRAAPEEEEEEEEQRPARLRLSCALHWSYPLSHVRCFRIHCCRATGSPAEGPPGPEKPALLGLAFVNQYRVVDLAVAAAGPGTDGRMEFLVEPVPREGFLVPKAEWGRAALLYSGPHT from the exons ATGGAGACCGCGGGGCCTAGGACCCGGGCGGCTGCGCGGCTTGGGGCGCACGCGACGCGGGAGGAGCAGCGGAAGCGGCGGCCTGTGCGCCGGTGGCAGCGGAGGAG AATCGAGGAGGAACAAGAAGAAGCAGTCTTTCGTGAAGTGGTCAGTTTTACCCGGGATCCTCTGCCAG CTAGATATTATGACAAGGACACCACCAAACCCATCAGCTTTTACTTACCTTCGCTGGAGGAACTCTTGGCGTGGACGCCCGATGTGGAGGACAGCTTTAATGTGGCCCTGGAACCCCTCAAGTGTCGGCAGCCCCCTCTGAGCAGCCAGAGGCCCCGGACATTGTTGTGCCATGACATGATGGGCGGATACCTGGATGACAA GTTCATTCAGGGCTCGGCGGCGCAAAATCCCTATTGCTTCTACCACTGGCAGTGTATTGACATCTTTGTGTACTTCAGCCATCACCTGGTGACCATCCCCCCCGTGGGCTGGACCAATGCTGCCCACAGGCACGGGGTCTGTGTGCTGG GGACTTTCATCGCCGAGTGGAAAGAAGGTGGGCGGCTCTGTGAAGCCTTTCTGGCCGGGGACGAGCACTCCTACCAGGCGGTGGCCGATCAGCTCGTCCTGATCGCCCAGTTTTTCCGTTTTGATGGCTGGCTCATCAACATCGAGAGCTCTCTGAGT CTGGCCGCCGTGGGGAACGTGCCCCCTTTCCTCCGGTACCTGAGCACGCAGCTCTGTCGGCAGGTCCCGGGGGGCCTGGTGCTCTGGTACGACAGCGTGGTGAGCAGCGGGCAGGTCAAGTGGCAGAATGAGCTCAATGAACAGAACCG GATCTTCTTCGACTCCTGCCACGGCTTCTTCACTAACTACAACTGGCGGGAGGAGCACCTGGACAGAATGGTAGCGCAGGCCGGCGGGCGCCGGGCCGACGTGTACGTGGGAGTGGACGTGTTCGCCCGGGGCAACGTCGTCGGGGGCCAGTTCGACACCCACAAG TCGCTGGAGCTGATCCGGAAGCACGGATTCTCGGCCGCTCTCTTTGCCCCTGGCTGGGTGTACGAGTGTTTGGAGAAGAGGGATTTCTTCCAGAACCAGGACAA GTTCTGGGGCTTGCTGGGACGCTACCTGCCCCCACACAGCATCTGCTCTCTGCCCTTTGTCACTTCTTTCTGCCTGGGCATGGGGACTCGAAGAGTGTGCTACGGCCAG GAGGAGGCGGTGGGGCCCTGGTACCACCCGAGCGCCCAGGAAATCCAGCCCCTGTTTGCAGAGCACAGGCCGGAAGGGGACGGGCAGGGCTGGGTGAGGACGCACTGCTGCCTGGAGGACGCCTGGAACGGGGGCAGCTCCCTGCTCATCCGCGGGGTGATCCCGCCCGAGGTCGCGCACGTGGCTGTGAG GCTGTTCTCCCTGCACGTCCcggtgccccccaaaattttcCTGTCCATGGTGTATAAGCTGGAAGGGCCTTCGGATGTTGGGGTGGCGTTGGAGCTCACCACCGGGGACGCGGGCAGCTGTCACGTCGGTGGCATCTCGACGTTGAGTG CAGAAGCGAGCTCCAGGcacagcccccgccccctccgggTGCCCCCCACCAAGCTGGCCAGATGGATGGGCCACTGCGGCCAGCAGCTCAGCGGGGGCTGGGTCCAGCG CTGCTACGAGGTGAACCTTCGGGGCTGCGTCCTGCAGGACCTCTGGGTCAGCTTCTCGCGGCCTCCCGGCAGCCGGGAGCAGGAGGCCTTTGTCTGCCGCCTGGGAGAGCTCCAG GTGGTGGATGCCAACAGCCTGCTCAGCCCTCTGCCCCGGGTGCAGGCCGTCAGTGTCTCCCGGGTGCGCTGGCAGCGGGCCGCccccgaggaggaggaggaggaggaggagcagcgcCCGGCCCGGCTCCGGCTCAGCTGTGCTCTGCACTGGTCCTACCCCCTGTCTCACGTCCGATGCTTCCGCATCCACTGCTGCAGAGCGACCGGCTCTCCTGCGGAGGGGCCCCCGGGGCCGGAGAAGCCCGCGCTCCTGGGCCTGGCGTTTGTCAACCAGTATCGCGTAGTGGACCTGGCGGTGGCAGCCGCGGGGCCAGGCACGGACGGCCGCATGGAGTTCCTGGTGGAGCCCGTCCCCAGGGAGGGATTTCTGGTGCCGAAGGCCGAGTGGGGCCGGGCGGCCCTGCTCTACTCCGGGCCCCACACGTGA
- the ENGASE gene encoding cytosolic endo-beta-N-acetylglucosaminidase isoform X5, whose product MMGGYLDDKFIQGSAAQNPYCFYHWQCIDIFVYFSHHLVTIPPVGWTNAAHRHGVCVLGTFIAEWKEGGRLCEAFLAGDEHSYQAVADQLVLIAQFFRFDGWLINIESSLSLAAVGNVPPFLRYLSTQLCRQVPGGLVLWYDSVVSSGQVKWQNELNEQNRIFFDSCHGFFTNYNWREEHLDRMVAQAGGRRADVYVGVDVFARGNVVGGQFDTHKSLELIRKHGFSAALFAPGWVYECLEKRDFFQNQDKFWGLLGRYLPPHSICSLPFVTSFCLGMGTRRVCYGQEEAVGPWYHPSAQEIQPLFAEHRPEGDGQGWVRTHCCLEDAWNGGSSLLIRGVIPPEVAHVAVSVFERVGRQRELAAQTTPAPPRLAKPNLVPQSSSRPPAPHPATALLAVAESDRFSFLWSRRTKIFGLFSLHVPVPPKIFLSMVYKLEGPSDVGVALELTTGDAGSCHVGGISTLSAEASSRHSPRPLRVPPTKLARWMGHCGQQLSGGWVQRCYEVNLRGCVLQDLWVSFSRPPGSREQEAFVCRLGELQVVDANSLLSPLPRVQAVSVSRVRWQRAAPEEEEEEEEQRPARLRLSCALHWSYPLSHVRCFRIHCCRATGSPAEGPPGPEKPALLGLAFVNQYRVVDLAVAAAGPGTDGRMEFLVEPVPREGFLVPKAEWGRAALLYSGPHT is encoded by the exons ATGATGGGCGGATACCTGGATGACAA GTTCATTCAGGGCTCGGCGGCGCAAAATCCCTATTGCTTCTACCACTGGCAGTGTATTGACATCTTTGTGTACTTCAGCCATCACCTGGTGACCATCCCCCCCGTGGGCTGGACCAATGCTGCCCACAGGCACGGGGTCTGTGTGCTGG GGACTTTCATCGCCGAGTGGAAAGAAGGTGGGCGGCTCTGTGAAGCCTTTCTGGCCGGGGACGAGCACTCCTACCAGGCGGTGGCCGATCAGCTCGTCCTGATCGCCCAGTTTTTCCGTTTTGATGGCTGGCTCATCAACATCGAGAGCTCTCTGAGT CTGGCCGCCGTGGGGAACGTGCCCCCTTTCCTCCGGTACCTGAGCACGCAGCTCTGTCGGCAGGTCCCGGGGGGCCTGGTGCTCTGGTACGACAGCGTGGTGAGCAGCGGGCAGGTCAAGTGGCAGAATGAGCTCAATGAACAGAACCG GATCTTCTTCGACTCCTGCCACGGCTTCTTCACTAACTACAACTGGCGGGAGGAGCACCTGGACAGAATGGTAGCGCAGGCCGGCGGGCGCCGGGCCGACGTGTACGTGGGAGTGGACGTGTTCGCCCGGGGCAACGTCGTCGGGGGCCAGTTCGACACCCACAAG TCGCTGGAGCTGATCCGGAAGCACGGATTCTCGGCCGCTCTCTTTGCCCCTGGCTGGGTGTACGAGTGTTTGGAGAAGAGGGATTTCTTCCAGAACCAGGACAA GTTCTGGGGCTTGCTGGGACGCTACCTGCCCCCACACAGCATCTGCTCTCTGCCCTTTGTCACTTCTTTCTGCCTGGGCATGGGGACTCGAAGAGTGTGCTACGGCCAG GAGGAGGCGGTGGGGCCCTGGTACCACCCGAGCGCCCAGGAAATCCAGCCCCTGTTTGCAGAGCACAGGCCGGAAGGGGACGGGCAGGGCTGGGTGAGGACGCACTGCTGCCTGGAGGACGCCTGGAACGGGGGCAGCTCCCTGCTCATCCGCGGGGTGATCCCGCCCGAGGTCGCGCACGTGGCTGTGAG CGTCTTTGAGCGGGTGGGGCGGCAGCGCGAACTGGCTGCACAAACCACCCCGGCACCTCCTCGCCTCGCAAAACCGAACCTGGTCCCGCAGAGCAGCtcccgtccccccgccccccacccggcCACCGCCCTGCTCGCCGTTGCCGAGTCCGACCGCTTCTCGTTCCTGTGGAGTCGCAGAACCAAGATCTTTGG GCTGTTCTCCCTGCACGTCCcggtgccccccaaaattttcCTGTCCATGGTGTATAAGCTGGAAGGGCCTTCGGATGTTGGGGTGGCGTTGGAGCTCACCACCGGGGACGCGGGCAGCTGTCACGTCGGTGGCATCTCGACGTTGAGTG CAGAAGCGAGCTCCAGGcacagcccccgccccctccgggTGCCCCCCACCAAGCTGGCCAGATGGATGGGCCACTGCGGCCAGCAGCTCAGCGGGGGCTGGGTCCAGCG CTGCTACGAGGTGAACCTTCGGGGCTGCGTCCTGCAGGACCTCTGGGTCAGCTTCTCGCGGCCTCCCGGCAGCCGGGAGCAGGAGGCCTTTGTCTGCCGCCTGGGAGAGCTCCAG GTGGTGGATGCCAACAGCCTGCTCAGCCCTCTGCCCCGGGTGCAGGCCGTCAGTGTCTCCCGGGTGCGCTGGCAGCGGGCCGCccccgaggaggaggaggaggaggaggagcagcgcCCGGCCCGGCTCCGGCTCAGCTGTGCTCTGCACTGGTCCTACCCCCTGTCTCACGTCCGATGCTTCCGCATCCACTGCTGCAGAGCGACCGGCTCTCCTGCGGAGGGGCCCCCGGGGCCGGAGAAGCCCGCGCTCCTGGGCCTGGCGTTTGTCAACCAGTATCGCGTAGTGGACCTGGCGGTGGCAGCCGCGGGGCCAGGCACGGACGGCCGCATGGAGTTCCTGGTGGAGCCCGTCCCCAGGGAGGGATTTCTGGTGCCGAAGGCCGAGTGGGGCCGGGCGGCCCTGCTCTACTCCGGGCCCCACACGTGA
- the ENGASE gene encoding cytosolic endo-beta-N-acetylglucosaminidase isoform X7: MTRTFIAEWKEGGRLCEAFLAGDEHSYQAVADQLVLIAQFFRFDGWLINIESSLSLAAVGNVPPFLRYLSTQLCRQVPGGLVLWYDSVVSSGQVKWQNELNEQNRIFFDSCHGFFTNYNWREEHLDRMVAQAGGRRADVYVGVDVFARGNVVGGQFDTHKSLELIRKHGFSAALFAPGWVYECLEKRDFFQNQDKFWGLLGRYLPPHSICSLPFVTSFCLGMGTRRVCYGQEEAVGPWYHPSAQEIQPLFAEHRPEGDGQGWVRTHCCLEDAWNGGSSLLIRGVIPPEVAHVAVSVFERVGRQRELAAQTTPAPPRLAKPNLVPQSSSRPPAPHPATALLAVAESDRFSFLWSRRTKIFGLFSLHVPVPPKIFLSMVYKLEGPSDVGVALELTTGDAGSCHVGGISTLSAEASSRHSPRPLRVPPTKLARWMGHCGQQLSGGWVQRCYEVNLRGCVLQDLWVSFSRPPGSREQEAFVCRLGELQVVDANSLLSPLPRVQAVSVSRVRWQRAAPEEEEEEEEQRPARLRLSCALHWSYPLSHVRCFRIHCCRATGSPAEGPPGPEKPALLGLAFVNQYRVVDLAVAAAGPGTDGRMEFLVEPVPREGFLVPKAEWGRAALLYSGPHT, encoded by the exons ATGACAA GGACTTTCATCGCCGAGTGGAAAGAAGGTGGGCGGCTCTGTGAAGCCTTTCTGGCCGGGGACGAGCACTCCTACCAGGCGGTGGCCGATCAGCTCGTCCTGATCGCCCAGTTTTTCCGTTTTGATGGCTGGCTCATCAACATCGAGAGCTCTCTGAGT CTGGCCGCCGTGGGGAACGTGCCCCCTTTCCTCCGGTACCTGAGCACGCAGCTCTGTCGGCAGGTCCCGGGGGGCCTGGTGCTCTGGTACGACAGCGTGGTGAGCAGCGGGCAGGTCAAGTGGCAGAATGAGCTCAATGAACAGAACCG GATCTTCTTCGACTCCTGCCACGGCTTCTTCACTAACTACAACTGGCGGGAGGAGCACCTGGACAGAATGGTAGCGCAGGCCGGCGGGCGCCGGGCCGACGTGTACGTGGGAGTGGACGTGTTCGCCCGGGGCAACGTCGTCGGGGGCCAGTTCGACACCCACAAG TCGCTGGAGCTGATCCGGAAGCACGGATTCTCGGCCGCTCTCTTTGCCCCTGGCTGGGTGTACGAGTGTTTGGAGAAGAGGGATTTCTTCCAGAACCAGGACAA GTTCTGGGGCTTGCTGGGACGCTACCTGCCCCCACACAGCATCTGCTCTCTGCCCTTTGTCACTTCTTTCTGCCTGGGCATGGGGACTCGAAGAGTGTGCTACGGCCAG GAGGAGGCGGTGGGGCCCTGGTACCACCCGAGCGCCCAGGAAATCCAGCCCCTGTTTGCAGAGCACAGGCCGGAAGGGGACGGGCAGGGCTGGGTGAGGACGCACTGCTGCCTGGAGGACGCCTGGAACGGGGGCAGCTCCCTGCTCATCCGCGGGGTGATCCCGCCCGAGGTCGCGCACGTGGCTGTGAG CGTCTTTGAGCGGGTGGGGCGGCAGCGCGAACTGGCTGCACAAACCACCCCGGCACCTCCTCGCCTCGCAAAACCGAACCTGGTCCCGCAGAGCAGCtcccgtccccccgccccccacccggcCACCGCCCTGCTCGCCGTTGCCGAGTCCGACCGCTTCTCGTTCCTGTGGAGTCGCAGAACCAAGATCTTTGG GCTGTTCTCCCTGCACGTCCcggtgccccccaaaattttcCTGTCCATGGTGTATAAGCTGGAAGGGCCTTCGGATGTTGGGGTGGCGTTGGAGCTCACCACCGGGGACGCGGGCAGCTGTCACGTCGGTGGCATCTCGACGTTGAGTG CAGAAGCGAGCTCCAGGcacagcccccgccccctccgggTGCCCCCCACCAAGCTGGCCAGATGGATGGGCCACTGCGGCCAGCAGCTCAGCGGGGGCTGGGTCCAGCG CTGCTACGAGGTGAACCTTCGGGGCTGCGTCCTGCAGGACCTCTGGGTCAGCTTCTCGCGGCCTCCCGGCAGCCGGGAGCAGGAGGCCTTTGTCTGCCGCCTGGGAGAGCTCCAG GTGGTGGATGCCAACAGCCTGCTCAGCCCTCTGCCCCGGGTGCAGGCCGTCAGTGTCTCCCGGGTGCGCTGGCAGCGGGCCGCccccgaggaggaggaggaggaggaggagcagcgcCCGGCCCGGCTCCGGCTCAGCTGTGCTCTGCACTGGTCCTACCCCCTGTCTCACGTCCGATGCTTCCGCATCCACTGCTGCAGAGCGACCGGCTCTCCTGCGGAGGGGCCCCCGGGGCCGGAGAAGCCCGCGCTCCTGGGCCTGGCGTTTGTCAACCAGTATCGCGTAGTGGACCTGGCGGTGGCAGCCGCGGGGCCAGGCACGGACGGCCGCATGGAGTTCCTGGTGGAGCCCGTCCCCAGGGAGGGATTTCTGGTGCCGAAGGCCGAGTGGGGCCGGGCGGCCCTGCTCTACTCCGGGCCCCACACGTGA